A window from Alphaproteobacteria bacterium encodes these proteins:
- the idi gene encoding isopentenyl-diphosphate Delta-isomerase, producing MKTNEQLILVDEQDSPTGEMEKIEAHEKGLQHRAFSILIYNKHGEVLLQKRNPNKYHSGGLWTNTCCGHPRPHERTEQAAHRRLQEEMGFQCPLKHEFVTYYKVDLDNGLTENEIVHFYAGTFEGDFTINPDEVEEWTWLRLSDFKNNILQSKDYSYWFSFYLQKHWDHLCRLEQSYKCSPLEKA from the coding sequence ATGAAGACAAATGAACAGCTTATATTGGTTGATGAGCAAGATTCTCCCACAGGAGAAATGGAAAAAATTGAGGCCCACGAAAAGGGGCTTCAACATCGTGCCTTTTCTATTCTCATTTATAACAAACATGGAGAAGTCCTTCTGCAAAAGCGTAATCCAAACAAATATCACTCTGGTGGCCTCTGGACCAACACATGCTGTGGACATCCCCGTCCCCATGAACGTACAGAACAAGCGGCTCATCGGCGCCTCCAGGAAGAAATGGGATTTCAATGCCCTCTCAAACACGAATTTGTCACATACTACAAAGTCGATCTGGACAATGGTCTGACAGAAAATGAAATCGTTCATTTTTACGCGGGCACCTTTGAGGGAGATTTTACAATCAATCCAGATGAAGTTGAGGAGTGGACATGGCTCCGGCTCTCTGATTTCAAAAACAACATATTGCAATCAAAAGATTATAGCTATTGGTTCAGCTTTTATCTCCAAAAGCATTGGGACCACTTATGTAGACTTGAGCAATCTTATAAGTGTTCTCCATTAGAAAAAGCGTAA
- the apaG gene encoding Co2+/Mg2+ efflux protein ApaG, whose translation MYSETSNSIRVSVKPVFLDTESVPIHNHFLWAYHIRIENLSEDTIKLCTRQWRITDAHGADQHIQGDGVIGQHPTLKPGETFEYASSAPLNTPSGIMGGEYGMVNQNGEMFNVKIPSFSLDSPYQMVSIQ comes from the coding sequence ATGTATTCTGAAACAAGCAACTCAATCCGCGTTTCAGTAAAGCCCGTATTTTTAGATACGGAGTCGGTCCCTATCCACAATCATTTTTTGTGGGCTTACCATATCCGAATTGAAAACCTCAGTGAGGATACGATCAAATTATGCACCCGCCAATGGCGCATCACAGATGCTCATGGGGCTGACCAACACATCCAGGGAGATGGTGTTATAGGTCAACATCCAACCCTCAAACCAGGTGAGACATTTGAGTATGCCAGCAGTGCTCCTCTAAATACTCCCTCTGGAATCATGGGGGGAGAATATGGGATGGTCAATCAAAATGGTGAAATGTTTAATGTCAAAATCCCATCCTTTTCACTAGATAGTCCGTATCAAATGGTTTCCATACAATAG
- a CDS encoding acyl-CoA dehydrogenase, whose protein sequence is MTEKPLPKWNDPLDFEGELSSEERLIRDSARDFAQNELLPGVTQAFRTETFDQKIMTEMGRLGYFSASLKTKENPDASYVGYGLIARELERVDSGYRSALSVQSSLVIFPINTFGSEAQKKKYLPKLLSGEWIGCFGLTEPDHGSDPSGMQTRARRDGNNWILNGSKMWITNSPIAHVFMVWARDEDEIIRGFILEEGMKGLSTPRIEGKIGLKTSPTGEIHMEDVVVSEDNLLPKAKGFKAVFQCLNRARHSIAWGALGAGEACWHIAREYALDRLQFGNPIASKQLIQKKLADIQTELTTGLHASLRLGRLMDQGTITPEGISMLKRNSCLKALESARLARDILGANGIVDEYHVMRHMVNLEAVNTYEGTQDIHALILGRAQTDISAF, encoded by the coding sequence ATGACTGAAAAACCTCTTCCTAAGTGGAACGATCCCCTGGATTTTGAAGGTGAACTCTCTTCAGAAGAACGCCTTATACGGGATTCAGCCCGCGATTTCGCCCAAAACGAGCTATTACCTGGCGTCACACAAGCCTTTCGAACCGAGACATTTGATCAGAAAATTATGACGGAAATGGGCCGATTAGGATATTTCAGTGCCTCTCTTAAAACCAAGGAGAATCCGGATGCTTCCTATGTAGGATATGGACTTATTGCCCGAGAGTTAGAACGAGTTGATAGTGGCTATCGCTCAGCCCTTAGCGTCCAATCAAGCTTGGTCATATTTCCTATCAATACCTTTGGATCAGAGGCCCAAAAGAAAAAATATCTCCCAAAATTACTATCCGGTGAATGGATTGGATGTTTTGGCCTTACAGAACCTGACCATGGTTCAGATCCTAGCGGCATGCAAACTCGGGCACGCCGAGACGGCAATAATTGGATACTTAATGGCTCAAAAATGTGGATTACCAATTCCCCCATCGCCCACGTCTTTATGGTCTGGGCCAGAGATGAAGATGAAATCATAAGAGGATTCATCTTGGAGGAAGGAATGAAAGGGCTCTCCACTCCTCGTATTGAGGGAAAAATTGGTCTTAAAACATCCCCAACGGGGGAAATCCACATGGAAGATGTCGTTGTATCCGAAGACAATCTCCTACCAAAAGCCAAAGGCTTTAAGGCTGTATTTCAATGCCTCAATCGAGCCCGTCACAGCATTGCATGGGGCGCTTTAGGCGCTGGCGAAGCTTGCTGGCATATTGCAAGAGAGTATGCCCTTGATCGCCTTCAGTTCGGCAATCCCATTGCAAGCAAGCAGTTGATTCAGAAAAAGCTGGCTGATATACAGACGGAACTCACGACGGGCCTTCATGCTTCTTTGCGATTGGGACGTCTTATGGATCAAGGAACGATTACACCGGAAGGGATCTCTATGCTAAAACGGAACTCCTGCTTAAAGGCATTGGAAAGCGCCAGACTCGCAAGGGACATCTTAGGCGCAAATGGCATTGTGGATGAGTACCATGTCATGCGTCATATGGTGAACTTGGAAGCCGTAAACACTTACGAAGGCACCCAGGATATCCACGCACTCATCCTGGGACGAGCCCAAACAGACATTTCTGCTTTTTAG